One Streptomyces lincolnensis genomic region harbors:
- a CDS encoding helicase C-terminal domain-containing protein — translation MSSDEKPAAPRSLAEALRARDDGSLAALLRARPDLITPVPTDLTQLATRAGTRASVVRALERLDRFALQSAEALAVAAEPAPYAELLSLLAGDHGDPAVVAALPRALATLREQALVWGGDDRLRLVRTARELLAPTPQHPSPTGLGPTVQEATAGMSPGRIQEIVTAAGLPSTHDSVSAVTALAGLFGDRGRMAALLAGAPQESREVLSRLVWGPPYGQVTADPAAHVRWLLDRGLLLPTAPGTVVLPREVALHLREGRAHRETEPLPPAVEAAGTHRPQVVDGTAAGQAYTALATVEELLKDWDEGGPTVLRAGGLSVRDLKRTAVALDASEPIAAFWVELAYAAGLLASDGEADERYAATPAYDEWLEQPAPRRWARLAEAWLTATRTAGLVGGRDAKDRTLSALGPGLDRSAAPEVRHRVLTLLAALPEGASPAAESVLARLRWERPLRGPQREDDLRGRLARWTLTEAELLGVTGRGALSAHGRALLGTAAAVPKAAEEPSGPGDKLPVHHVPTVVEPLSPAEQAVATAAAGRLLAPLLPEPLDHVLLQADLTAVAPGPLKRPLADMLDVLADVESKGGATVYRFTPGSVRRALDSGRTASDLHAFLTEHSRTPVPQPLAYLIDDVARRHGHLRVGSASAYVRCDDDALLNEILADKRAAGLRLRRLAPTVLATQADPATLLDGLRAMGFAPAAESAEGDVLITRALAHRTPPRTAPEPVPDGPPVPDATLLTAAIRAIRAGDLASTAPRKPTATPALGGELPRTGSAETLATMQAAVLTGESLWIGYVNAEGSASQRVIAPVRVEGGFVTAYDHTADEVRTYPLHRVTGVAELAEE, via the coding sequence ATGAGCAGCGATGAGAAGCCGGCGGCACCCCGGTCCCTCGCGGAGGCGCTCCGCGCACGGGACGACGGGTCCCTCGCCGCGCTGCTGCGCGCCCGCCCGGACCTCATCACCCCCGTCCCCACCGACCTGACCCAGCTCGCCACCCGCGCCGGCACCCGGGCGTCCGTGGTCCGCGCCCTGGAGCGCCTGGACCGGTTCGCCCTCCAGAGCGCGGAGGCGCTGGCCGTGGCGGCCGAACCGGCGCCGTACGCGGAACTGCTCTCCCTGCTGGCGGGCGACCACGGGGATCCGGCGGTCGTCGCCGCGCTCCCCCGGGCCCTGGCCACCCTGCGCGAGCAGGCCCTGGTGTGGGGCGGGGACGACCGGCTGCGGCTGGTCCGCACGGCCCGTGAGCTGCTCGCGCCCACCCCGCAGCACCCGTCCCCGACCGGGCTCGGCCCGACGGTGCAGGAGGCCACGGCGGGCATGTCGCCGGGCCGCATCCAGGAGATCGTGACCGCGGCGGGCCTGCCCTCCACCCACGACTCGGTGTCGGCGGTGACCGCGCTCGCCGGACTGTTCGGCGACCGCGGGCGCATGGCGGCGCTGCTCGCCGGGGCCCCGCAGGAGTCGCGCGAGGTGCTGTCCCGGCTGGTGTGGGGGCCGCCGTACGGGCAGGTCACCGCCGATCCGGCCGCCCATGTGCGCTGGCTGCTGGACCGGGGGCTGCTGCTGCCGACGGCGCCGGGGACGGTCGTACTCCCCCGCGAGGTGGCGCTGCATCTGCGCGAGGGCCGCGCGCACCGCGAGACCGAGCCGCTGCCGCCCGCCGTGGAGGCGGCGGGCACACACCGTCCACAGGTTGTGGACGGGACGGCGGCCGGGCAGGCGTACACCGCGCTCGCGACCGTCGAGGAGCTGCTGAAGGACTGGGACGAGGGCGGGCCGACCGTGCTGCGGGCGGGCGGGCTCAGCGTCCGCGACCTGAAGCGGACGGCCGTCGCGCTGGACGCCTCCGAGCCGATCGCCGCCTTCTGGGTCGAGCTCGCCTACGCGGCCGGTCTGCTCGCCTCGGACGGCGAGGCCGACGAGCGGTACGCGGCGACCCCCGCCTACGACGAGTGGCTGGAGCAGCCCGCGCCCCGGCGCTGGGCCCGGCTCGCCGAGGCGTGGCTGACGGCGACCCGGACGGCGGGGCTGGTGGGCGGACGGGACGCCAAGGACCGCACGCTGTCGGCGCTCGGGCCCGGCCTGGACCGCTCGGCGGCGCCCGAGGTGCGCCACCGGGTGCTGACCCTGCTGGCCGCGCTGCCGGAGGGGGCCTCCCCGGCCGCCGAGTCGGTGCTGGCCCGGCTGCGCTGGGAGCGCCCCCTGCGCGGACCCCAGCGGGAGGACGACCTGCGGGGGCGGCTCGCCCGGTGGACGCTGACGGAGGCGGAGCTGCTCGGGGTGACCGGGCGCGGCGCGCTCTCGGCGCACGGGCGGGCCCTGCTGGGCACCGCGGCGGCCGTCCCGAAGGCGGCCGAGGAGCCGTCGGGGCCCGGTGACAAGCTGCCGGTCCACCACGTGCCCACCGTCGTGGAGCCCCTCTCCCCCGCCGAGCAGGCGGTCGCCACCGCCGCCGCGGGCCGGCTCCTCGCCCCGCTGCTGCCCGAACCGCTGGACCACGTCCTGCTCCAGGCCGACCTGACGGCCGTCGCGCCCGGACCGCTCAAACGCCCGCTGGCCGACATGCTGGACGTGCTCGCGGACGTCGAGTCCAAGGGCGGGGCGACCGTCTACCGCTTCACGCCCGGCTCGGTGCGCCGCGCCCTGGACTCCGGCCGCACCGCCTCCGACCTGCACGCCTTCCTCACCGAGCACTCCCGTACGCCGGTCCCGCAACCGCTGGCGTACCTGATCGACGACGTGGCCCGCAGGCACGGCCACCTGCGGGTCGGCTCCGCCTCCGCCTACGTCCGCTGCGACGACGACGCGCTGCTCAACGAGATCCTGGCCGACAAGCGGGCGGCGGGCCTGCGGCTGCGGCGCCTGGCCCCGACCGTGCTGGCCACGCAGGCCGACCCGGCCACGCTCCTCGACGGGCTGCGCGCGATGGGTTTCGCACCGGCCGCCGAGTCCGCCGAGGGCGACGTCCTGATCACCCGCGCCCTCGCCCACCGCACCCCGCCGCGCACCGCCCCCGAGCCCGTCCCGGACGGCCCGCCGGTGCCCGACGCGACGCTCCTCACCGCCGCGATCCGCGCCATCCGCGCCGGCGACCTGGCCTCCACCGCCCCCCGCAAGCCCACCGCCACCCCGGCCCTCGGCGGCGAGCTCCCGCGCACCGGCTCCGCCGAGACCCTCGCCACCATGCAGGCCGCCGTCCTCACCGGCGAGTCCCTGTGGATCGGCTACGTCAACGCCGAGGGCTCCGCCAGTCAGCGCGTCATCGCCCCCGTCCGCGTCGAGGGCGGCTTCGTCACGGCCTACGACCACACCGCCGACGAGGTCCGCACGTACCCGCTGCACCGGGTGACGGGGGTGGCGGAGCTGGCGGAGGAGTGA
- a CDS encoding HelD family protein codes for MSTPADDPLSRERSHLAASRTALRAMREDVESLDITDVTANWVNAEVLSRQIDDRIKALADLSDTPLFFGRLDYLHAPGSDQAEGAEGERFYIGRRHVHDQGGDPMVIDWRAPVSQPFYRASKKEPMDVGLRRRFGYTGGDLTAYEDEHLSDPAEAAATSKLLQREIERPRVGPMRDIVATIQPEQDEIVRSGLGGTVCVQGGPGTGKTAVGLHRVAYLLYAHRERLARTGTLVIGPNRSFLHYIEQVLPALGELTVRQATVDDLVAHVEVRGTDDAAAAIVKGDARMAEVLRRAVYSHVTMPTEPVVVVRGSRRWRVPAYELEDIVRELLARDIRYGAARDALPQRIAHAVLVQMERSGEAPDDRVQDAVARNSAVKAAVKAVWPPVDPAKLVLRLLTDADFLAVHAEGLLSEDEQKTILWAKVVRSVKSAKWAPADAVLIDEARDVVERTHSLGHVVLDEAQDLSPMQYRAVGRRCTTGSATVLGDLAQGTTPWATRSWDEALEHLGKSDGVIEELTAGFRVPTDVITYASRLLPYIAPGLTPVASVRENPGFFEVRTATGPADVVAACGELLRNEGSTGLIAADARVPELAGALTAAGIGFLAPGEETTARTRLTLVPASLAKGLEYDYVVLDEPQAVVDGEPDERTGLRRLYVALTRAVSGLIVTHAAPLPAQL; via the coding sequence TTGTCCACGCCCGCCGACGATCCCCTCTCCCGCGAGCGCTCCCACCTCGCCGCGTCCCGTACGGCCCTGCGCGCCATGCGCGAGGACGTCGAGTCCCTCGACATCACCGACGTCACCGCGAACTGGGTCAACGCCGAGGTCCTGTCCCGCCAGATCGACGACCGCATCAAGGCCCTCGCCGACCTGAGCGACACCCCGCTGTTCTTCGGCCGCCTCGACTACCTGCACGCGCCCGGCTCCGACCAGGCGGAGGGCGCTGAAGGCGAGCGTTTCTACATCGGGCGCCGGCACGTCCACGACCAGGGCGGCGACCCGATGGTCATCGACTGGCGGGCACCGGTCTCGCAGCCGTTCTACCGGGCCTCCAAGAAGGAACCGATGGACGTCGGGCTGCGCCGCCGCTTCGGCTACACCGGCGGCGACCTCACCGCGTACGAGGACGAGCACCTCTCCGACCCCGCCGAGGCGGCCGCCACCAGCAAGCTCCTCCAGCGGGAGATCGAGCGCCCCCGCGTCGGCCCGATGCGCGACATCGTGGCGACCATCCAGCCCGAACAGGACGAGATCGTCCGCTCCGGACTCGGCGGGACCGTGTGCGTGCAGGGCGGTCCCGGCACCGGAAAGACGGCCGTCGGCCTCCACCGGGTCGCGTATCTCCTCTACGCCCATCGCGAGCGGCTCGCCCGCACCGGCACGCTGGTCATCGGACCGAACCGGTCCTTCCTCCACTACATCGAACAGGTCCTGCCCGCCCTGGGCGAGTTGACGGTCCGCCAGGCCACCGTCGACGACCTGGTGGCGCACGTCGAGGTACGCGGTACGGACGACGCGGCGGCGGCGATCGTCAAGGGCGACGCCCGGATGGCCGAGGTGCTGCGGCGGGCCGTGTACTCCCACGTGACCATGCCGACCGAGCCGGTCGTCGTGGTGCGCGGCTCACGGCGGTGGCGCGTCCCGGCGTACGAACTGGAGGACATCGTCCGCGAGTTGCTCGCCCGCGACATCCGCTACGGCGCCGCCCGCGACGCCCTCCCGCAGCGCATCGCGCACGCGGTGCTGGTGCAGATGGAACGGTCCGGCGAGGCCCCGGACGACCGGGTGCAGGACGCGGTGGCCCGCAACAGCGCGGTCAAGGCGGCCGTGAAGGCCGTCTGGCCGCCGGTGGATCCGGCGAAGCTGGTCCTGCGGCTGCTGACCGACGCGGACTTCCTGGCCGTCCACGCGGAGGGACTGTTGAGCGAGGACGAGCAGAAGACGATCTTGTGGGCGAAGGTCGTACGGTCGGTGAAGTCCGCCAAGTGGGCGCCCGCGGACGCGGTGTTGATCGACGAGGCGCGGGACGTCGTCGAGCGCACGCACTCCCTCGGCCATGTGGTGCTGGACGAGGCGCAGGACCTCTCCCCGATGCAGTACCGGGCGGTGGGGCGCCGCTGCACGACCGGTTCGGCGACGGTCCTCGGCGACCTGGCCCAGGGCACCACGCCCTGGGCGACGCGCAGTTGGGACGAGGCGCTGGAGCATCTCGGGAAGTCGGACGGGGTGATCGAGGAGCTGACGGCGGGGTTCCGGGTGCCGACGGATGTCATCACGTACGCGTCGCGACTGCTGCCGTACATCGCGCCGGGGCTGACGCCGGTCGCCTCGGTGCGTGAGAATCCGGGGTTCTTCGAAGTGCGTACGGCGACGGGACCGGCGGATGTGGTCGCCGCGTGCGGGGAGTTGCTGCGCAACGAGGGGTCGACCGGGCTGATCGCGGCGGACGCGCGGGTGCCGGAGCTGGCCGGGGCGTTGACCGCGGCGGGGATCGGTTTTCTGGCGCCCGGTGAGGAGACGACGGCGCGGACGCGTCTGACGCTGGTCCCGGCGTCGCTCGCGAAGGGGCTGGAGTACGACTACGTGGTGCTGGACGAGCCCCAGGCGGTCGTGGACGGGGAGCCGGACGAGCGTACGGGACTGAGGCGGTTGTACGTGGCGTTGACCCGGGCGGTGTCGGGGTTGATCGTGACGCACGCGGCGCCGTTGCCCGCGCAGCTGTGA
- a CDS encoding PstS family phosphate ABC transporter substrate-binding protein — protein MDLDFDNWVAVISVAIPSLAFFWEFAVVGRKRLGYRVQMDALAADATQSPYAGVLRDMQRDGHRLKDPSFVLLRIENAGSAPIEDSDYLTRGNNPCGITVTFRDRQVAGLVVTHLSQPELETFFTPEDEGFGYRNVEEGELRRGVVRLPKAKLPLRAEYKVLVVLERWTDDDTGEPFPRPVFVGAVGGPRRWFEPLVRYFRFKLARTESHVFASRPAWIGIGLLALAVVAQSVTLFLPENRTPLDCVGGTLHLNGSTAFAPAVREAAARYEEACQGADVSIPIDEGTFDGSGEGLADLEKAGRDRKIEVGDGLGDHITFADGIVGGDHARVLSRAIAYSVFTLVVNKDAGVGNLTPDQIRRLYAGKITNWSQLGGEDVPVHLVNRHVTSGTRSALVARVLNRKQPLGPTVENCAALEEDTYGICEVDSTQTMLETVAAAPGALGYSEVSSAAAKIKEDRHLVQLPIASQRATLDAVENGDYPYWQTEFAYTYGEPPAGSVAAAFLTYLTDQGGRDVLREYGNRLCSEVENPYVCEPT, from the coding sequence GTGGACCTCGACTTCGACAACTGGGTCGCCGTGATCAGTGTCGCGATCCCCTCCCTGGCGTTCTTCTGGGAGTTCGCGGTCGTCGGCCGCAAGCGGCTCGGCTACCGCGTGCAGATGGACGCACTGGCCGCGGACGCGACCCAGTCGCCGTACGCCGGAGTGCTGCGGGACATGCAGCGGGACGGCCACCGGCTGAAGGATCCTTCCTTCGTCCTGCTGCGGATCGAGAACGCGGGCTCGGCCCCGATCGAGGACAGCGACTACCTGACCCGCGGCAACAACCCCTGCGGCATCACGGTCACCTTCCGGGACCGCCAGGTCGCCGGACTCGTCGTCACCCACCTCAGCCAGCCGGAGCTGGAGACCTTCTTCACGCCGGAGGACGAGGGCTTCGGCTACCGCAACGTCGAGGAGGGCGAGCTGCGCAGGGGAGTCGTCAGGCTGCCGAAGGCGAAGCTCCCGCTGCGGGCCGAGTACAAGGTGCTCGTCGTGCTGGAGCGCTGGACGGACGACGACACCGGCGAGCCCTTCCCCCGGCCGGTCTTCGTCGGCGCGGTGGGCGGGCCCCGCCGCTGGTTCGAGCCGCTGGTGCGGTACTTCAGGTTCAAGCTGGCCAGGACGGAGAGCCATGTCTTCGCCTCCCGCCCGGCCTGGATCGGCATAGGACTGCTGGCCCTGGCGGTCGTCGCCCAGAGCGTCACCCTGTTCCTGCCCGAGAACCGCACCCCGCTGGACTGCGTCGGCGGAACCCTGCACCTCAACGGCTCCACCGCCTTCGCGCCCGCCGTCCGGGAGGCCGCCGCCCGCTACGAGGAGGCCTGCCAGGGCGCCGACGTGAGCATCCCCATCGACGAGGGCACCTTCGACGGCAGCGGCGAGGGCCTCGCCGACCTGGAGAAGGCCGGCCGGGACCGGAAGATCGAGGTCGGCGACGGACTCGGCGACCACATCACCTTCGCGGACGGCATCGTGGGCGGCGACCACGCCCGCGTGCTCAGCCGGGCCATCGCCTACTCCGTGTTCACCCTCGTCGTCAACAAGGACGCGGGCGTCGGCAACCTGACCCCCGACCAGATCCGCCGCCTGTACGCCGGGAAGATCACCAACTGGTCGCAGCTGGGCGGCGAGGACGTCCCCGTCCACCTCGTCAACCGGCACGTCACCTCCGGCACCCGCAGCGCCCTCGTCGCCCGCGTCCTGAACAGGAAGCAGCCGCTGGGACCCACGGTGGAGAACTGCGCCGCCCTGGAGGAGGACACCTACGGCATCTGCGAGGTCGACAGCACCCAGACCATGCTGGAGACCGTGGCCGCGGCCCCCGGCGCCCTCGGCTACAGCGAGGTCAGCAGCGCCGCGGCCAAGATCAAGGAGGACCGGCACCTCGTCCAGCTGCCGATCGCCAGCCAGCGGGCCACTCTGGACGCCGTCGAGAACGGCGACTACCCGTACTGGCAGACCGAGTTCGCCTACACCTACGGCGAGCCGCCCGCCGGCTCCGTCGCCGCCGCCTTCCTGACCTACCTCACCGACCAGGGCGGCAGGGACGTCCTGCGCGAATACGGCAACCGGCTCTGCTCCGAGGTCGAGAACCCCTACGTCTGCGAGCCGACATGA
- a CDS encoding copper homeostasis protein CutC translates to MSKRAVLEVIALTPEDAIAAQAGGADRLELVTDMAADGLTPSVAAFAGIRSAVDLSLRVMLRLSDGFAAGDVDRLVRVAREMRDAGAEEFVLGFLDADGAVDLAAVERVIEVLDGCRWTFHRALDHAADRDALRKQLADLPGLDTYLTAGSAAGVDTGLPTLLAEAGRYEQQLLVGGGLRLEHVPVLRAAGIDAFHIGGAARPRGWDRPVSTRAVAEWRHVLDAR, encoded by the coding sequence ATGAGCAAGCGTGCAGTCCTGGAGGTGATCGCCCTCACCCCCGAGGACGCGATCGCCGCCCAGGCCGGAGGCGCGGACCGCCTCGAACTGGTCACCGACATGGCCGCCGACGGCCTGACCCCGTCCGTCGCGGCCTTCGCCGGGATCCGGTCCGCCGTCGACCTCTCGCTGCGGGTGATGCTGCGGCTGTCGGACGGGTTCGCGGCGGGCGACGTCGACCGGCTGGTGCGGGTGGCTCGGGAGATGCGGGACGCCGGGGCCGAGGAGTTCGTCCTCGGCTTCCTCGACGCGGACGGGGCGGTGGATCTCGCGGCCGTGGAGCGCGTGATCGAGGTGCTGGACGGCTGCCGGTGGACCTTCCACCGGGCCCTCGACCACGCGGCGGACCGGGACGCGCTGCGGAAGCAGCTGGCCGACCTACCCGGCCTCGACACCTACCTCACGGCGGGATCGGCGGCCGGCGTCGACACCGGGCTTCCCACACTGCTCGCCGAGGCCGGACGCTACGAGCAGCAGCTCCTGGTGGGCGGCGGGCTCAGGCTGGAACACGTGCCGGTGCTCAGGGCGGCGGGCATCGACGCCTTCCACATCGGGGGTGCGGCGAGGCCGCGGGGCTGGGACCGCCCGGTGTCGACGCGGGCGGTCGCCGAGTGGCGGCACGTGCTGGACGCGCGCTGA
- a CDS encoding HAD family hydrolase translates to MASTTEPAPTPAPAPTVGFDLDMTLIDSRPGIRACYQALAERTGTYIDADLTVTRLGPPLVEELIHWFPADQVAAMADLYRSMYPSIAIAASPAMPGAREAIAAVRQAGGRAIVVTAKFEPNAKLHLEHLGIEPDAVIGDLWAEQKAEALREHGAGVYVGDHLGDIRGARAAGALSVAVPTGPCDAGELAEAGADVVLTDLTEFPAWLAAYRPARA, encoded by the coding sequence ATGGCCTCCACGACCGAACCCGCCCCCACTCCCGCCCCCGCCCCGACCGTCGGCTTCGACCTCGACATGACCCTCATCGACTCCCGTCCCGGCATCCGCGCCTGCTACCAGGCGCTGGCCGAGCGGACGGGGACGTACATCGACGCCGACCTGACGGTCACCCGGCTCGGGCCGCCGCTCGTGGAGGAGCTGATCCACTGGTTCCCGGCGGACCAGGTGGCGGCCATGGCCGATCTGTACCGCTCGATGTACCCGTCGATCGCCATCGCCGCGAGCCCCGCGATGCCCGGCGCCCGCGAGGCGATCGCCGCCGTACGGCAGGCCGGTGGGCGGGCGATCGTCGTCACCGCGAAGTTCGAGCCGAACGCCAAGCTGCACCTGGAGCACCTGGGCATCGAGCCGGACGCGGTCATCGGCGACCTGTGGGCGGAGCAGAAGGCCGAGGCGCTGCGTGAGCACGGGGCGGGCGTCTACGTCGGCGACCACCTCGGGGACATCCGCGGCGCCCGGGCGGCCGGCGCCCTGTCGGTCGCGGTTCCCACGGGTCCGTGCGACGCGGGGGAGCTGGCCGAGGCCGGCGCGGACGTCGTCCTCACGGATCTGACCGAGTTCCCGGCCTGGCTCGCCGCCTACCGCCCGGCCCGCGCCTGA
- a CDS encoding DNA repair helicase XPB, producing the protein MNGPLIVQSDKTLLLEVDHEQAGDCRRAIAPFAELERAPEHIHTYRVTPLGLWNARAAGHDAEQVVDALVQYSRYPVPHALLVDVAETMDRYGRLTLSKHPTHGLVLTTTDRPVLEEILRSKKVAPLVGARIDPDTVAVHPSERGQIKQTLLKLGWPAEDLAGYVDGEAHPIELFEDGWALRPYQKQAVENFWHGGSGVVVLPCGAGKTLVGAGAMAQAKSTTLILVTNTVSARQWKHELVKRTSLTEEEIGEYSGTKKEIRPVTIATYQVLTTRRKGVYPHLELFDSRDWGLILYDEVHLLPAPVFKFTADLQARRRLGLTATLVREDGRESDVFSLIGPKRFDAPWKEIEAQGYIAPADCVEVRVNLTDSERLAYATAETEEKYRFCATTATKRKVTEAIVRRFAGQQILVIGQYIDQLDELGEHLNAPVIKGETSNAQREKLFDAFRQGEISVLVVSKVANFSIDLPEATVAVQVSGTFGSRQEEAQRLGRVLRPKADGHQAHFYSVVARDTLDQDFAAHRQRFLAEQGYAYRIMDADELLAES; encoded by the coding sequence GTGAATGGTCCACTCATCGTCCAGTCCGACAAGACCCTGCTCCTGGAAGTCGACCACGAGCAGGCCGGCGACTGCCGTCGGGCCATCGCTCCCTTCGCGGAGCTGGAGCGGGCACCCGAGCACATCCACACCTACCGGGTGACACCGCTCGGCCTGTGGAACGCGCGCGCGGCCGGGCACGACGCCGAGCAGGTCGTGGACGCGCTGGTGCAGTACAGCCGCTACCCGGTGCCGCACGCGCTGCTGGTGGACGTCGCCGAGACGATGGACCGCTACGGCCGCCTCACCCTCTCCAAGCACCCGACCCACGGTCTGGTGCTGACCACCACCGACCGGCCGGTGCTGGAGGAGATCCTGCGGTCGAAGAAGGTCGCTCCGCTCGTCGGGGCCCGGATCGACCCGGACACCGTCGCCGTGCACCCCTCCGAGCGCGGGCAGATCAAGCAGACGCTGCTGAAGCTGGGCTGGCCGGCCGAGGACCTCGCCGGGTACGTGGACGGCGAGGCGCATCCGATCGAGCTGTTCGAGGACGGGTGGGCGCTCAGGCCGTACCAGAAGCAGGCGGTGGAGAACTTCTGGCACGGCGGCAGCGGGGTCGTCGTCCTCCCCTGCGGCGCGGGCAAGACGCTCGTCGGCGCCGGGGCCATGGCGCAGGCCAAGTCGACGACGCTGATCCTCGTCACCAACACCGTCTCGGCGCGGCAGTGGAAGCACGAGCTGGTGAAGCGGACCTCGCTGACCGAGGAGGAGATCGGCGAGTACAGCGGGACGAAGAAGGAGATCCGGCCCGTCACCATCGCCACCTACCAGGTGCTGACGACCAGGCGGAAGGGCGTCTACCCGCATCTGGAGCTGTTCGACTCCCGGGACTGGGGCCTGATCCTCTACGACGAGGTGCACCTGCTGCCGGCGCCGGTCTTCAAGTTCACCGCGGACCTCCAGGCGCGGCGGCGGCTCGGCCTGACGGCCACCCTCGTACGGGAGGACGGGCGGGAGTCCGACGTCTTCTCCCTCATCGGGCCCAAGCGCTTCGACGCGCCCTGGAAGGAGATCGAGGCGCAGGGCTACATCGCGCCCGCGGACTGTGTCGAGGTGCGGGTGAACCTCACCGACTCCGAGCGGCTCGCGTACGCCACCGCCGAGACGGAGGAGAAGTACCGCTTCTGTGCGACGACCGCGACCAAGCGGAAGGTCACGGAGGCGATCGTGCGGCGGTTCGCCGGGCAGCAGATCCTCGTCATCGGGCAGTACATCGACCAGCTCGACGAGCTGGGGGAGCATCTGAACGCGCCCGTGATCAAGGGCGAGACGTCGAACGCCCAGCGCGAGAAGCTCTTCGACGCCTTCCGGCAGGGCGAGATCAGCGTGCTGGTGGTGTCCAAGGTGGCGAACTTCTCCATCGACCTGCCGGAGGCGACGGTCGCCGTCCAGGTCTCGGGCACCTTCGGGTCGCGCCAGGAGGAGGCGCAGCGGCTGGGGCGGGTGCTGCGGCCGAAGGCCGACGGACACCAGGCCCACTTCTACTCGGTGGTCGCCAGGGACACCCTCGACCAGGACTTCGCGGCGCATCGGCAGCGGTTCCTGGCGGAACAGGGGTATGCGTACCGGATCATGGACGCGGACGAGCTGTTGGCGGAGAGCTGA
- a CDS encoding maleylpyruvate isomerase family mycothiol-dependent enzyme: MTTADARDPELPGRLLATERDALIPLLRSRPDADFALPTVACPGWTVRDVLAHCSSALIRVVESRFEKGVFSPESNDRDIAERAEWSTARVLDELERGMTEAGPAIAAAGGPLDGVALGEWVHAGDVREVLGEPGAYGGAGLPDALTLLARITRERGHLPLHADLDDLDEPLLLGELGGERTPARYIGDAATLVRLYAGRRPAAGVSYELAGTEEAELNIYG, encoded by the coding sequence ATGACTACCGCTGACGCACGTGACCCCGAACTGCCCGGACGTCTCCTTGCCACCGAACGCGACGCCCTGATCCCGCTGCTGCGGTCCCGGCCCGACGCCGACTTCGCCCTGCCGACCGTCGCGTGTCCGGGCTGGACCGTGCGGGACGTGCTGGCCCACTGTTCGTCCGCGCTGATCCGGGTCGTGGAGAGCCGGTTCGAGAAGGGGGTCTTCTCGCCCGAGTCGAACGACCGGGACATCGCCGAACGCGCCGAGTGGTCCACCGCGCGGGTGCTGGACGAACTGGAGCGGGGCATGACCGAGGCGGGGCCCGCGATCGCCGCCGCGGGCGGCCCGCTGGACGGGGTCGCGCTGGGCGAGTGGGTGCACGCGGGCGACGTACGGGAGGTCCTCGGGGAGCCCGGGGCCTACGGGGGCGCGGGCCTGCCGGACGCGCTGACGCTCCTCGCCCGCATCACCCGCGAGCGCGGCCACCTCCCGCTCCACGCCGACCTCGACGACCTGGACGAGCCGCTGCTCCTGGGCGAGCTCGGCGGCGAGCGGACACCGGCGCGGTACATCGGGGACGCGGCGACTCTCGTACGGCTGTACGCGGGGCGGCGGCCGGCGGCCGGGGTGTCGTACGAGCTGGCGGGGACGGAGGAGGCGGAGCTGAACATCTACGGCTGA